A segment of the Methanomassiliicoccaceae archaeon DOK genome:
GGAGACGGTGGCCCTCTGGGATCCTCCGAAGTGGGTCTCCATGACGGCGGGGTAGCGCTCGTACATCTCGAGGGCGTAGGCGTTGACATCGTCACCGAGTTTGATGAGCTCATCCATGTTGGTGGGGTCCAGTTTGCAGAATCCTCCGTACCTGGATTTGATCTGGTCGATGGCGTAGTAGACGTAGTCCTCGAGGATGTTGTCGGTGTACGCAGCGGTGGCGTACTGGGTGAATCCGACTCCACCGGACATGTATCCACCGAGGTAGACCTGGTCGAAGACAGCGGCTCCGAGGGCGACAGCCTCGAGGGCGGCGCGTCCGGGGTCGTCGGGGTAGACACGGTCGGACTGAGCGATATCAGCCATGTATCCGAAGGGAATTCCTCCGGGCTCGTTGGGTCCCCTTGCACGCCTGGCGGGCATCATGGTTCCCATGGCGAGGGACTGGTGTTTGGCGGAGTACGCGAAGTCAGCGATGGCGGCCTCTCCGGCTGCGAGTTTGTAGGCGGAGATGAAAGCCATGGAGATCTGCATGGCGGCATGCCTGGAGACGGTAGCTCCATCCATGAGCCTTCCGACGATGGTGGGCACACGGACAGCCTGCATGAGGGTCTTTCCGATTGCTTTCTTCAGCTGCTCGGCCTGCTCGGCGGGGAACAGTTTGTTGATGTCGATGACGAACCTGGGGTCGATCTCGTCGATGAGCTCGTCGTCTCCGGAGTAGACTTTGACGTAGGAGTCCCAGACGAGGGCAGGGTTGACCTCGGCCATGTGCTCCTGAACGACAGCTCCACCGGGCATGGTGTGGTTGACGGTCTCGAGGTAGGTGTTGATGGTCTCAGGTGTGACCTCTTTTCCGAGCCTCCTCTCGATTGTCTGGTGAGGGGAGTCCAGTCCGACGAGGATGGTCCTCCTGATGTCGTCCCAGGCCTGCTGGATAGCGCAGTTGTTGACGCAGTGCAGGTCATCGGCCTCGGCGAAGATGTCGGTGTGGGACAGCTGGTAGGGCATCCAGCTCCTCTGTCCGAGAGGAACTCCGATGTCCTCGTTCATCATGGGGATGCCACGTTTCTTGGCGATCTCCATGGCGGAGTTCTGGAACTCTACCTTGGACTTCGACTGTTTCCATCCACCATAGCAGTAGTACTTGGTGGTCATGTCGGTGGGCTCTTCTTTGAACTTCTTTTTGCATGCTTCCATGAACAGCTTCTCTTTTCCTGCCATGGTAATCACTCTCCCTTAACCTTCCAGGGCTGGTATCCGCCCAGGGTCCTCAGCTTGTGGATCCTGAGTCCGTACATGGTGACCTCTTTGTCGTCCCTCATGTCGACACCATCGGCTCTGAAAATGGTGGTCCTCTTCTTCAGGTCGGACATTGCGGCGGGCTTGCCGACGGAGATCCTCCTGTCGAGGGGGATGGCGACCTGGTCTTTCACATAGACGACCTCTTTCTTCTGGTCGTCCCAAACGTACCTCTGCCAGCCGTCGAACATCAGTCCGTGCTCGTCGAGACGGCAGGCGTGTCCGTGAACGGTTGCTCCCCTGATTCCGGTGAGGGCGGGGTCGAAGGTCTCGTTGTCGATCATCTCTTTGGCCATGACCTCAAGGTCCCTCTCACGGACCTCGATGATCTGCCTTCCGGAGAGAGTTCCGGTGTCGACTCCCCTGTACCTGGAGAGGTACATCCAAGCCCTCTGGTAGGGCGAGATGGGGGCGAAGTAGACGGAGTCGGTGAACTGGATGTACCTGACACGGTCTCCGTGCTTGGCTCCCTCGATGGGGACGACGAGTTTCCTGATGGGGCAGTCGGGCTCCTTTCCCTCCTCGATTGGGGGGTGGATGGACTTGTAGTCCTCTCCAGGGTTCCTGTGTCCCATGATCCTGACGACGTCATCCATGGCGACGTCGCGAAGTTTCTTCAGTTTGACTTTCGGGTCCATGTATCTGCGCCTGTTTTTAGCAGGTGTAGTGGTTCCCGGATAGAACTGCCTCTTGTAAGCTGCCATTTTATTCACTCCTGTAATCATGAAGCGTGGGCTTGTATTTCGAGTACCTTCCAACCTGAAGCGTGTAACCGTGCTCTATGGTCGCGTTGCACGCCTCTTTGATCTCCTCCAGCCTCTTGTCCAGAGTCTCCTCGTCCTCGACATCCAGCTCAATGTAGAACCCTCCGACCAGGTAGCGGAGCTCGACCTCCTGACCTCCAACGTGGATCACCTTGCGCTCTGAGTGATTGTTGGGAAGGCCCTTGCCAGGTCCGCTGTTGATCGTCTTGGGAAGGCTCTCGCCGGTCATGTTGATCTGCCTGATGTTCGGGATGATGTCCAGTGCGTTGAGCACCTTCTCGGTCGTCTCCGCGCTGAGCAGGCGGTTCGTGAGGATCTGGACCTCCGGGAGCGGTACCCCGGCGTAGTCGGCTGCGGGAGCGGATTTACTCGTCATACTCATGCCTCACAGTTTCTTCTTCACCTTCTTGGCCTCGGCAGCGACGTACTGCATGGGCTTGCTGAACTCTTCGATGTCTCCGAAGACCTCTTTGAAGAGACCGGATGTAGCCTCAGCGGAGAAGGTCTGGGTTCCGCCGTCCAGGCAGTTTCCTGCGGTGATGGCGGGAATCACGACGCCCTTGGCGTGCCTGGTAACGACGTGGTTTCCGTGGAACAGACCGGGTCCGCCTCCACCGTAGATGGAGTGGGAGAAGAAGGACATTCCAACTCCGACACCCTCGGCCCTTCCGTAGTCGACACCGGGAAGTCCGGACTCGTGCTCGAGAAGATCGTTGTAGTACAGGATGGTACTGGGAACACCCTGGGCAGCCCTGGCGGCTCCGACGTTGACCATAACGGCGGCAACCATTCCGGCGGCGGCGTAGGCGTTCCATTTCGGAAGGTCGTCGGTGGTGTAGACCTTGTATCCGCTGGGCAGGGTCTCTTTCACGCGGATGACTCCGTCGTCGATGGCCCTTCCCATCAGAGACTCGATAACGGTTCCGACGGTTCCGGTCTTTCCGTTCTTTTTGACGAGGGAGTAGACCATGTTGTTGGCGTTGAGTCCCTCGTAGGCGAGAGAGAGCAGAGCGCCCCTCTCGAAGTTGCCGATGGTGTCTCCCATCTCGTAGGATCCGCACTGCTCGAAGATGGCGGAGAGGGCGGTTCCCTGCATGGCGTTCCTGTTGACAAGAGAGACAACGTGGTTGGCCATGATGTTCCTCAGGGCGAATCCGGCTCCCTCGTTGTTCTGGGGGACCTCGAGGATGGATTTGACGTTGGCGCCCTGGAATGTGATGGTCTGGGGGTACCTTCCCCAAACGGCGGCTTTGACCATGTTGGCTTTGTACATCGGAACGTCGAAGGTGTCGATGATGGCCTCGGTGGTCGCGGCGGCGGTGACGGTGAATCCGGTTGTGTACTCGACACCGGCGTTCATCCTGTCCTCGGGGACGATGACGACCAGGTTCTTTCCGCCAGATTTCACTTTGACGACAGTGTCGTCTCCGTCGTAGACCTGAACTGCGTTCTTGACGATCTCGGCGATCTTGTCCGCGTTCTCGACGAGAGGGATGTCGATCTCCTTTCCCTTGATGACAACTCCGCCTCCGGTCATGGAGCCGGTCTTGAGGGCTTTCTCGATGCCGGCCAGGTTGACGGCGACGGTCCTCTTTGTCAGGGACACGATCTTCTTGATCGCGTTGTTGCGCAGCGGACTGATGGCTTCGAGCGGAACGTCTTTAGCGATGCGTTTGCCGCAGTCGTCATACAAGTCAACTACGTCCTCGTATTTTGGCATTTCATACCTCCTTGTTCATTTTGCCGGCCCTTTCGGACCGGGCATCCCCTTGCAGTCGGTATAACCTGCTTTCTGAATATAAAACAATGGGAAAAACGGTGTCAAATTGAAGAAAAACGTTATAAATCGGGTCTCCGGCGGACCCGCGTGTTACCGGATTCCGGTGCTCCGCTTTTAGTTATATTATTTAAAAGTGGGGATGAGCCAGCACCATCGCATAACAAAGACACTGCGATGGTGCTGTAAGTGATACCAATATGTTTGTGAGTGTTACTGGACTCAGTCGCGCTTGGCCTTGGTCATCACACCAGTCTCGTACTTCCTGAGGTGCTCGACGAAGTCGGGGATCATGTCGTAGGGGATGCCGGCGGCCATCTCGTCTGCGGCCATCGGTGTCTTCTTCCTGCATCCGAAGCATCCGAGGGAGATGTTGGGCTTCCCGGTGCATATCGGGACGGCGACGATGTCCTCGCAGGCGCACTGGAACGGGGAAGTGGAGAACTGGACCCTTCCGCCCTCCCTTGCGGTGGCGAGGGGCACGATCCAGTAGACCCTCTCGGGGATGTCCTCTATGGTGACGACGTCCGGCACGAAGTCCGCGTCCTTGAGGGGGCAGACGACCTCTCCCTCGCTCTCGAACGGGGGGACCATGCGGTCTCCGATCATCTTGCCGGCGGCTGCGGGGGAGTCGTGCATGCCGATGCCCGCGTGGAACTCCCCGCTGGCGACCTTCTCGGGGGTGGCGGTCATGTTGAGGGCGGAGCATCCGACCATGCAGTTCTCGGCCTTCAGGGGGAGCTTGAAGGAGGCGCCCTCCCTGGCCTTGAAGATGGCCTGGCAGTGGCTCATCTGGGCCTCGGGCTCGGTGTATCCCTCGGGCCACGCCTCGCCCCTGCGGACGAGTTTGACGGCGACCGGCTCGCCCCTGAGCTTCATGATGGTCTTCATGGCCTCAGCGTACTCTCTGTTCTTCTGGAGAATTTCCGACATGGATGATGGATTCAGGTCCCATCTATATATTGGTTCTAAAGAAGGTAAGAAGTTTAATGGCGTTAGACCCAGCATCACCAGCGGGCCATGGGACGGATGGGGTCCACGCGGACGTTGCCCGAGCTGACGACCTTCACCTCTGCCTCCACCCCGTAGACGTCGCGGATCATCTCTTGGGTCAGGACGTCCCGGGGAGCGCCGTGGTCGTACACCTCCCCGTCCCTTATGACGGCTATGCTGTCCGCGTAGCGGGCGGCGAAGTTGATATCGTGGAGAACCGCCACGATCGTGAGGCCGCGCTCGCGGGTGATCCCGCAGACGGTTTCGAACATCTCCAGCTCCCTGCGCAGGTCCAGGTTGTTCATAGGCTCGTCGAGCAGCATCAGCTCCGGGTCGGCCACCAGGCACTGGGCTACCATGACCATCTGGCACTGCCCTCCGCTGAGCTCCCCGAGGTCCCTCGGCGCCAGATCCTCCAGGTGCAGCAGCTCGAGTGCCCCGTAGCACTTCTCGATGTCCTCCTCCGTGACCGAGATGGAGAGGGTCCTGACACGTCCCAGCAGCATCACCTCCAGCACCGTCGCCCCGACGGTGCGCGGGAGCTCCTGTGACAGATATGCCAGGCTAGGCCCGTCCCTCCTGCCGGAGAGCAGGTCTTGCCCGTCGAACCTGATCGTCCCGCTGTCCGGCCTGTGCACCCCGGCGACGCACTTGACCAGGGTCGACTTGCCGGCACCGTTCGGGCCCAGAATCGCCGTGACCCCCTTCCCCATCTCCAGGTCCAGACCGTCCAGCACCCTGCGGTCGCCGTAGGAGAATCCCAGCCCCTCTATCTCCAGGGTCATACCGGCGCCCTCCTCTTCGACAGTATCAGGTACAGGAAGAACGGCACGCCCACCAGGGATGTGATGACCCCTATCGGCATCGAGATCCCCGCACCCTTGATTATCACAGCTGCGGCGAGCAGGAAGACCGCCCCGCATAGGGCGGACATCGGCAGGAGGAACCTCTGGTCGTCCCCCACCAGTATCCTGGCCACGTGGGGTCCGACGAGACCGACGAACCCTATCGTCCCCGTGAAGCTCACGGCGGTCGCCGTGAGGACCGAGATCCCCAGGATCATGTTCCTCCTCAGCTTGGACACGTCTATGCCGAGACTGTAGACCTTGGCGTCGCCCAGCTTGAGCGCGGAGAGCTTCCAGAGGTTCGACGCGAAGAGGGCGCCGACCAGGAGGACCACCAGCAGCATGACGAGGACGTAGTCCATGTTGACGTACCTAGAGACGCTGCCGAACATCCAGAACGAGATCGATGCGGATGCGTCGCTTCCCGCCAGCACCTGCACCGCGTTCACCAGCGCCTGGAACAGGAACAGCAGGGCCACACCCGTGAGCACGATCGTGGTCCTGCTGGAGGACCGCCTCATCGCGACGCCGTATATCATCATGCACGCGGCCATAGCGCACACGAAGGCGCACACTATCGTGGCGTACCCGCCGAGGATCTCGGAACCCCAGCCGAACCCTATCACCAGGGACGCACCGAAGGCCGCCGACATCGATATTCCCAGGGTGTACGGCTCCGCCAGGGGGTTGTTCAGGATGGTCTGCATCTCCGCCCCGGCCATGCCCAGGGCGACACCCGTGAGAAGCGCGAAGCAGCTCTCCGGCACGCGGTAGCTCCACACCGTGTTCCTCAGACCGGTGGTCGCCGAACCGGGGTCGAAAAGCGTTTGGAGGGCCTCAGACGGGCTCCATCTCATGAAGAACGTTGTGTTCACAATGAAGAGGACGACGGCCGCCGCTACCATGGCCAGAACTATGGCCTTCCTGCGGCGGACCATTCCCCTGTATATCGACTGCCCGACCGAGGCCCCCATCGTCTCATGCTCCGACGAGATAGGACCAGGTGCCCTCGAAGCCGAAGGGCGAGAGCTCGTCCAGACCGGCGATTACGCCGTCCAGGTCCTCCTGGGTGACCAGGTCGGGGTAGATCATCATAGCGACGCTGTACAGGTCCACCAGGCCGAAGACGCTGTTCCTAAGCTCCCCGTAGCAGAGCAGGACGTTCCCGTCCTTCACCGCACCCAGGTCGCTCCAGCCGGGACGGTCGAGGTACCCCGAGACGGCGTCCGCCAGCTCCCCGTCGGTTGGCGACGCCCCGTAACCGAGCGTAGACAATCCCCCGTAGTACGGCGTGCAGACGAGCACTATGTAGTCTGGGCCGTCGCCGTCCGGCTCCAGCATCTTCTCCAGGTTCCAGTCCGTGTCCACGCCTGCCGCGCTGTCGCAGATGTTGTTCCCTCCCAGGACGTTGAACTCGGGACATCCCATGGCGACGACGTTCCCGTAGACGGACTGGTCTGAACCGGGAAGCTCCACGTAGTACGAGAACTCCCTGGATTCACCGGCGATGGCGCCCATGACATAGTCGAGCTTCTCGTTGTAGAAGTCCACGACCTTGTCCGCGGTCTCGGAGGTGCCCATTATATCCCCGAGGATGCCGTAGTTGCTCTCGGCGATGCCGTCCGTGAACGACTTGTCGTAGAACTCCAGGTACACGACGGAGATTCCGTCGCCGAGCGCCTCTATCTGCTCCTCCATGCCTGGCATGTAGTTGACCGTCGCCCCCGCGAGGAGGACCAGGTCGGCCTCGGTCTCGTAGATGAGCTGCGCCGGGATCGCTCCGGTGCTGAAGACGTCCCCGCACATGGGGACGTCGGCGAGCTCCGGATAGCTCTCCAACAGAAGATCCCATTTCGCGGGCTCCCTGGTCTTGATGTCCTCCGGCAGAAGGCAGACGTAGTCCTCCCACCCCTCGCCGACGGACATCGCGAAGATCTCAACGATCGTCGGGTCGCATATCGCAACCCTCTCAACCGGCAGGGAGACCTCGATCGTCCTGCCGGAACTATCTGTAACCGTTATCGAATCGCCCTTGGGCTCATCGCTTCCACCGTCATCACCTGCAAGCTGCCATACGGCGACCGCCGCGACGATGACCACTGCCACGATTGCTATCGCGGCCACTGCTTTGCTGTTCACGTGATTCCTCCTTCAGAGGAGCCACTCCGAACCTTCCGACACCGACACCATCGATGGATTCGTATTTAATATTAGGTATTCCTAAAAACTATTTGGCCGCCCGGAACGCGATGCCGTCCCAGTAATCTGTTTAAAGGGTTTAGAAAGGGTTTCTGATGCCTACCGCAACCGGCGCCTCATGCCGCCACATTGACGTAGATGAACGCGGCGAGCAGGATCACGATGACGGCACCGATGAAGGTGACGTCCATGATTTCCCTCTTGTTCATATTAGCCTCCGATAGGTTTGCATCGGTCTCTGAAACGAGTTAGGTTAGGCGTGATATAAATATTTTAGGAGTACCGAAAAATTAAATTTAGGAATAACTAAATCACCCTCATGGAGAAATCTAGCAAGAGCGGATCCAGACTGGACCGCCTCGCGGCTTACGCCGGCCCGTACAGATGGCTGACCTACGCCGCGCTGGTGATGTCTGCGGTCAGCGCCGCACTGTCAGTCGTGCCGTACTACTACATATGGCGCATACTGGACGAGGTGCTGGCCGTGTACCCGGACCTGGAATCCGCATCAGGTATCGTCCACAACGGGTGGATGGCGCTCGCGTTCACGGTGCTGTCCATCGCGTTCTACATCGCCGCCCTAATGTGCTCGCACAAGGCGGCGTTCCGCATTTCCAAGAACATCAAGAAGAGGGCCCTCGACCATGTCCTGGGCCTTCCCCCCGGAGCCTTCGACATGATCGGCAGCGGCAAGGTGCGCAGGACCATCGTCGACAGCGCCGAGGCCACGCACACCTATGCGGCACACCAGCTCCCGGACCTCGCCGGCTCCGTGGTGCTGCCCATCGCCATCATCGTGATGCTGTTCTTCTTCGACTGGAGGCTGGGGATCGCATGCATCATCCCGATAGCCTCCTCGATGGCGGTCATGTACACCATGATGGGGAACAAGGCGCTGAGCGAGTTCATGGGCATCTACCAGACCGCGCTCGGCGACATGAACAGGGAGGCGGTGGAGTACGTCCGCGGCGTCTCCGTGGTGAAGACGTTCCAGCAGAGCGTACACACGTTCCAAAGGTTCAAGGACGCCATCATGAGGTACGGGAAATTCGCCTCAGAGTACGCGAGATGGTGCAGGGGCAGGATGGTCGCCTTCGTCGTCCTCTGCAACCTGGCGTTCGCGTTCCTCATCCTCGCGGCCATGGCCATCAACGGAGGCATAGAGGCCGCCGACCCGGGATTCCTCAGCGACTTCCTGTTCTACGTCATATTCTCGCCGCTGGTGGCGATCCTGATGATGAGGATCATGTACTCCAGCGAGGACGGGTACAAGGTCGACGACGGCCTGGACAGGATCGACGAGCTCCTGGCGATGGAGCAGCTGCCTGAGCCCTCCGAGCCCAGGATGCCCGAGGACATGACGGTAAGGTTCGAGAACGTGACGTTCTCCTACCCGGGAACGGCCGCACCCGTAGTGGACTCCCTGTGCCTCACCATGAGGCCGGGGACCGTCACCGCTCTGGTCGGCCCCAGCGGCAGCGGCAAGAGCACCGTGGCCAGCCTCGCCAGCAGGTTCTGGGACCCGCAGGGCGGCAGCATATCGATCGGCGGGGTCGACCTCAGGGAGATCGGGTCGGCTAACATCGCCAGGCTGGAGTCTTACGTGTTCCAGAGCAACTCCCTGATCAAGGGAACGCTGCTCGACAACGTCCGCCTCGGGAGGCCGGACGCGACACCCGAGCAGGTCGCCGACGCGCTCAGGGAGGCCAGGTGCGACGACATCGTCGCCAAGATGCCCGACGGCCTGGACACCGTGATCGGGCCGGGGGGCGTGTACCTCTCCGGAGGGGAGACGCAGAGGGTCGCAATCGCGAGGGCCATCCTCAAGGGGTCGCCGATCGTCATCCTCGACGAGGCGACCGCCTTCGCCGACCCGGAGAACGAGCACCTGGTGCAGCAGGCGTTCGAGAGGCTCGCCGAGAACAGGACGGTGCTCATAATAGCGCACCGCCTGACCACCGTCCGCGACGCTGACTGCATCTGCGTGGTCGACGGCGGCAGGATCAGGGAGACCGGCACGCACGCCGAACTGATGAAAGAGGACGGGGAGTACCGGAGGATGTGGGACGACTACCAGAGGTCCCTGTCCTGGAGGGTCGCGGGGGTGGCACAGTGAGCCTGCGCGTCTCCGTGATGCGCAGGTTCGCCCTGTCCGAGGACGGGTACAGATACCTTTGCAGGAGCTCCCTCGCCTGCATACTCAAGGACCTGGCGCTGATGTTCCCGGTGATGGTCCTCTTCATGTTCGTCTGTGACATCATGGGAGGCCCCGGCAACCCCTACGAC
Coding sequences within it:
- a CDS encoding iron chelate uptake ABC transporter family permease subunit; the encoded protein is MGASVGQSIYRGMVRRRKAIVLAMVAAAVVLFIVNTTFFMRWSPSEALQTLFDPGSATTGLRNTVWSYRVPESCFALLTGVALGMAGAEMQTILNNPLAEPYTLGISMSAAFGASLVIGFGWGSEILGGYATIVCAFVCAMAACMMIYGVAMRRSSSRTTIVLTGVALLFLFQALVNAVQVLAGSDASASISFWMFGSVSRYVNMDYVLVMLLVVLLVGALFASNLWKLSALKLGDAKVYSLGIDVSKLRRNMILGISVLTATAVSFTGTIGFVGLVGPHVARILVGDDQRFLLPMSALCGAVFLLAAAVIIKGAGISMPIGVITSLVGVPFFLYLILSKRRAPV
- a CDS encoding ATP-binding cassette domain-containing protein; translation: MEKSSKSGSRLDRLAAYAGPYRWLTYAALVMSAVSAALSVVPYYYIWRILDEVLAVYPDLESASGIVHNGWMALAFTVLSIAFYIAALMCSHKAAFRISKNIKKRALDHVLGLPPGAFDMIGSGKVRRTIVDSAEATHTYAAHQLPDLAGSVVLPIAIIVMLFFFDWRLGIACIIPIASSMAVMYTMMGNKALSEFMGIYQTALGDMNREAVEYVRGVSVVKTFQQSVHTFQRFKDAIMRYGKFASEYARWCRGRMVAFVVLCNLAFAFLILAAMAINGGIEAADPGFLSDFLFYVIFSPLVAILMMRIMYSSEDGYKVDDGLDRIDELLAMEQLPEPSEPRMPEDMTVRFENVTFSYPGTAAPVVDSLCLTMRPGTVTALVGPSGSGKSTVASLASRFWDPQGGSISIGGVDLREIGSANIARLESYVFQSNSLIKGTLLDNVRLGRPDATPEQVADALREARCDDIVAKMPDGLDTVIGPGGVYLSGGETQRVAIARAILKGSPIVILDEATAFADPENEHLVQQAFERLAENRTVLIIAHRLTTVRDADCICVVDGGRIRETGTHAELMKEDGEYRRMWDDYQRSLSWRVAGVAQ
- the mcrA gene encoding coenzyme-B sulfoethylthiotransferase subunit alpha, which codes for MAGKEKLFMEACKKKFKEEPTDMTTKYYCYGGWKQSKSKVEFQNSAMEIAKKRGIPMMNEDIGVPLGQRSWMPYQLSHTDIFAEADDLHCVNNCAIQQAWDDIRRTILVGLDSPHQTIERRLGKEVTPETINTYLETVNHTMPGGAVVQEHMAEVNPALVWDSYVKVYSGDDELIDEIDPRFVIDINKLFPAEQAEQLKKAIGKTLMQAVRVPTIVGRLMDGATVSRHAAMQISMAFISAYKLAAGEAAIADFAYSAKHQSLAMGTMMPARRARGPNEPGGIPFGYMADIAQSDRVYPDDPGRAALEAVALGAAVFDQVYLGGYMSGGVGFTQYATAAYTDNILEDYVYYAIDQIKSRYGGFCKLDPTNMDELIKLGDDVNAYALEMYERYPAVMETHFGGSQRATVSAAATGIAGAMATGVADCGLNCWYLSMLQHKERTGRLGFYGFDLQDQCGSANSFAYRSDEGLPMEVRGPNYPNYAMNVGHLSGYTGIPKAAHVARGDAFTANPFVRVAFADPALVFDFANVTKEIGRGALREFQPAGERSAVIKG
- the mcrD gene encoding methyl-coenzyme M reductase operon protein D, whose translation is MTSKSAPAADYAGVPLPEVQILTNRLLSAETTEKVLNALDIIPNIRQINMTGESLPKTINSGPGKGLPNNHSERKVIHVGGQEVELRYLVGGFYIELDVEDEETLDKRLEEIKEACNATIEHGYTLQVGRYSKYKPTLHDYRSE
- a CDS encoding ATP-binding cassette domain-containing protein codes for the protein MTLEIEGLGFSYGDRRVLDGLDLEMGKGVTAILGPNGAGKSTLVKCVAGVHRPDSGTIRFDGQDLLSGRRDGPSLAYLSQELPRTVGATVLEVMLLGRVRTLSISVTEEDIEKCYGALELLHLEDLAPRDLGELSGGQCQMVMVAQCLVADPELMLLDEPMNNLDLRRELEMFETVCGITRERGLTIVAVLHDINFAARYADSIAVIRDGEVYDHGAPRDVLTQEMIRDVYGVEAEVKVVSSGNVRVDPIRPMARW
- a CDS encoding ABC transporter substrate-binding protein, which produces MNSKAVAAIAIVAVVIVAAVAVWQLAGDDGGSDEPKGDSITVTDSSGRTIEVSLPVERVAICDPTIVEIFAMSVGEGWEDYVCLLPEDIKTREPAKWDLLLESYPELADVPMCGDVFSTGAIPAQLIYETEADLVLLAGATVNYMPGMEEQIEALGDGISVVYLEFYDKSFTDGIAESNYGILGDIMGTSETADKVVDFYNEKLDYVMGAIAGESREFSYYVELPGSDQSVYGNVVAMGCPEFNVLGGNNICDSAAGVDTDWNLEKMLEPDGDGPDYIVLVCTPYYGGLSTLGYGASPTDGELADAVSGYLDRPGWSDLGAVKDGNVLLCYGELRNSVFGLVDLYSVAMMIYPDLVTQEDLDGVIAGLDELSPFGFEGTWSYLVGA
- the mcrB gene encoding coenzyme-B sulfoethylthiotransferase subunit beta, which codes for MPKYEDVVDLYDDCGKRIAKDVPLEAISPLRNNAIKKIVSLTKRTVAVNLAGIEKALKTGSMTGGGVVIKGKEIDIPLVENADKIAEIVKNAVQVYDGDDTVVKVKSGGKNLVVIVPEDRMNAGVEYTTGFTVTAAATTEAIIDTFDVPMYKANMVKAAVWGRYPQTITFQGANVKSILEVPQNNEGAGFALRNIMANHVVSLVNRNAMQGTALSAIFEQCGSYEMGDTIGNFERGALLSLAYEGLNANNMVYSLVKKNGKTGTVGTVIESLMGRAIDDGVIRVKETLPSGYKVYTTDDLPKWNAYAAAGMVAAVMVNVGAARAAQGVPSTILYYNDLLEHESGLPGVDYGRAEGVGVGMSFFSHSIYGGGGPGLFHGNHVVTRHAKGVVIPAITAGNCLDGGTQTFSAEATSGLFKEVFGDIEEFSKPMQYVAAEAKKVKKKL
- the mcrG gene encoding coenzyme-B sulfoethylthiotransferase subunit gamma, which translates into the protein MAAYKRQFYPGTTTPAKNRRRYMDPKVKLKKLRDVAMDDVVRIMGHRNPGEDYKSIHPPIEEGKEPDCPIRKLVVPIEGAKHGDRVRYIQFTDSVYFAPISPYQRAWMYLSRYRGVDTGTLSGRQIIEVRERDLEVMAKEMIDNETFDPALTGIRGATVHGHACRLDEHGLMFDGWQRYVWDDQKKEVVYVKDQVAIPLDRRISVGKPAAMSDLKKRTTIFRADGVDMRDDKEVTMYGLRIHKLRTLGGYQPWKVKGE